Proteins encoded in a region of the Pieris brassicae chromosome 3, ilPieBrab1.1, whole genome shotgun sequence genome:
- the LOC123707209 gene encoding 39S ribosomal protein L34, mitochondrial, translating to MLHRFISAVFQPFKQGLFLAQPPSSSLVKPESCLLSLVRTKVRCYFPRPNEVKRVRRHGWEKRMSSQNGRRVIMRRLLKGRHVLTH from the exons ATGTTACATCGTTTTATTTCTGCGGTATTTCAACCATTTAA ACAAGGGCTATTCTTGGCTCAGCCTCCCAGTTCTAGTCTAGTAAAGCCAGAATCTTGTTTACTGTCTTTAGTACGCACAAAAGTACGCTGTTACTTTCCTCGTCCCAATGAAGTAAAAAGAGTTCGTCGGCATGGCTGGGAAAAAAGAATGTCTTCACAAAATGGTCGCAGGGTAATTATGAGAAGACTTCTAAAAGGACGTCATGTACTTactcattaa
- the LOC123707619 gene encoding solute carrier family 25 member 46, whose amino-acid sequence MAGFGDYNNYNRPYGLDPNRETNDLYDTRYQQIYGYHTPLNEEYQGPPLVMDDISEEENNTYVTTAISVASLVTENLLSHPFIVLRRQCQVHNTLKNYHIVPYTLLPVVVRLHRRQECTTLWKGIGSTCIVKGLNLAIEDVISKGTGWPKEISKCGSIVQFLQHMALKCISLAVITPFYSASLVETVQSDIASDKPALLDVFREGFMRILEWGTPSRGRMLPIWAIVLPTVAFGISKYFAHLTLKSITVRVLQFQQRHRHELSPTYDMNKAKTSNPLIEDLNLKANIFSFIAMEIIFYPVETIIHRLHIQGTRTIIDNLDAGTAVTPILTGYEGFIDCYNTTITKEGFGGLYKGFGALVLQLAAHLAIIKFTTLVVSEMSNLLKPANSPNSEETVSSQQKYLFN is encoded by the exons atggCTGGTTTTGGtgattataacaattataacagACCCTATGGGCTGGATCCTAATAGAGAAACGAATGATCTTTATGATACTCGTTATCAGCAAATATATGGGTATCATACCCCTTTAAATGAAGAATATCAAGGACCTCCTCTAGTCATGGATGACATTTCGGAAGAAG agaaCAATACATATGTAACTACAGCAATCAGCGTTGCAAGTTTGGTAACAGAAAACTTACTTAGCCAtccttttattgttttaaggaGGCAATGTCAA GTTCATAATACTTTGAAGAACTACCACATTGTACCCTATACATTACTACCAGTGGTGGTGCGATTACACAGACGCCAGGAATGTACTACATTGTGGAAGGGCATTGGTTCTACTTGTATAGTCAAAGGCCTTAATTTAGCTATAGAAGATGTTATTTCAAAAGGAACAGGATGGCCAAA AGAAATAAGCAAATGTGGCTCTATTGTACAATTTCTTCAACACATGGCCCTAAAAtg TATTAGTTTAGCTGTAATAACTCCATTCTACTCTGCAAGTTTAGTTGAAACTGTACAGAGTGATATAGCAAGTGACAAGCCTGCACTTCTTGATGTGTTTAGAGAAGGTTTTATGAGAATCCTAGAATGGGGTACCCCCAGCCGTGGAAGAATGCTGCCTATTTGGGCAATTGTCTTGCCAACTGTAGCATTTGGAATTTCAAAGTATTTTGCTca CTTAACTCTTAAGAGCATAACAGTGAGGGTACTGCAGTTTCAACAGAGACACAGACATGAGCTAAGTCCAACTTATGATATGAATAAGGCTAAAACTTCTAATCCACTAATAGaggatttaaatttaaaggctaacattttttcattcattgCCATGGAGATAATTTTTTATCCTGTAGAAACTATAATACACAGGTTGCATATACAG ggaACCAGAACAATAATAGACAACTTAGATGCAGGTACAGCAGTTACACCAATCCTTACAGGATATGAAGGCTTCATTGATTGTTACAATACAACAATAACCAAAGAGGGCTTCGGAGGGTTGTACAAAGGTTTTGGAGCACTGGTGTTACAGTTGGCAGCTCATCTCgccataattaaatttactacaCTTGTTGTGTCTGAAATGTCCAACCTTTTAAAACCAGCAAACTCACCTAATTCTGAAGAGACTGTTAGTTCACAAcagaagtatttatttaattaa